One Mya arenaria isolate MELC-2E11 chromosome 5, ASM2691426v1 genomic window carries:
- the LOC128235766 gene encoding uncharacterized protein LOC128235766: MGVKSNITPKCFSYGISQNKGSTHGIKTSLDALPSHMFNEHSSCSPTLCKSLRDENYRQAHILQAVGVSDIEIEHIEDIPPCPAECSETPHAYGQDDVIVFDLETTGLGTNSSIVQIAALHVSSGQHLNLFVKPKCGYIPTTASNITGLEFHGGVLYQHCKEVTSVAASEALLAFKRWLEAFGSHILLVAHNVMFDARLLVAKYQEEGITVPETIGFADSLRLFRTVYPGRQNYRLASLVHDIAGVDFGVHDASEDVYALSSILQLQTNLDKLSNYATTVSSVKFKFQELNNEKLYKGSYTTFVESKIISKAQATRLSRSGISIDHLKKVYSRSGLDGMQAVLKDRGAGKFYTKLASALDAVFSENKINLN, from the exons ATGGGTGTAAAATCTAATATCACCCCG AAATGCTTCTCTTATGGAATAAGTCAAAATAAGGGCAGCACGCATGGAATAAAGACCAGTTTAGACGCCCTGCCCTCCCACATGTTCAATGAACATTCCTCATGCAGCCCAACCTTGTGTAAGTCTCTAAGAGACGAGAATTACCGACAGGCGCACATACTGCAGG CGGTTGGCGTCTCTGACATCGAAATTGAGCATATTGAAGACATCCCACCCTGCCCTGCTGAATGCAGTGAAACGCCCCATGCGTACGGGCAAGATGATGTCATCGTCTTCGACCTTGAGACTACAGGATTAg GGACAAATAGCAGCATTGTACAGATAGCAGCTTTGCACGTGTCCTCGGGACAACACCTGAATTTATTCGTAAAACCCAAATGTGGATACATTCCCACTACTGCCTCCAATATAACAGGTCTCGAGTTCCATGGTGGGGTATTATACCAGCACTGTAAAGAAGTGACGAGCGTGGCAGCCAGCGAAGCACTTCTTGCCTTCAAACGCTGGCTTGAGGCATTTGGAAGTCATATTTTGCTTGTGGCACACAATGTCATGTTTGACGCAAGACTGTTAGTAGCAAAATATCAAGAAGAAGGAATAACTGTCCCAGAAACTATAGGCTTCGCAGACAGTCTGCGTTTATTTAGAACAGTTTACCCCGGGAGACAGAATTACCGCCTGGCAAGTTTAGTTCACGATATTGCAGGTGTAGACTTCGGAGTTCATGATGCCTCTGAAGACGTGTACGCGCTTTCTTCAATTCTCCAGTTGCAAACAAACCTAGATAAACTGTCGAATTATGCTACTACTGTGTCCTCCGTGAAATTCAAATTTCAGGAATTAAACAACGAAAAACTATACAAGGGATCATATACAACTTTTGTTGagtcaaaaataatatcaaaagcACAGGCCACGCGCCTATCTAGGAGTGGAATTTCAATAGACCACttgaaaaaagtatattcaaGATCGGGCCTAGATGGTATGCAGGCTGTATTGAAAGATCGGGGTGCAGGGaaattttacacaaaattggCATCAGCGCTTGATGCAGTTTTTAGCgagaataaaattaatttaaattag
- the LOC128235767 gene encoding uncharacterized protein LOC128235767, with amino-acid sequence MASEDETRFILAMQELHSSDLFDGPEGCRYFTHNVECLHNNHYFLAGQLLAMSIAYDGPSSLRLNEQLYFMTDTSSPAFEDDTWRVLPIDARSIFKNSEVSSRNAIERFLSNHGDSLVENGIVNIYRLTLQNKEEYAVLIQKQFLFYRTSAEIQQFTRGMDSLGTLWQTVKENAAKFKPLLCTAPQALDKAQFERLCVYDRSPEGSNNRIAEEQLIYSWEMFLQDIEGTLAKCVDLQFGAVDSKRH; translated from the exons ATGGCGTCTGAAGACGAGACAC GCTTCAT ACTTGCCATGCAGGAACTCCATTCATCTGATCTGTTTGATGGTCCTGAAGGTTGTCGGTATTTCACACACAACGTTGAGTGCCTCCATAATAACCATTACTTCTTAGCTGGACAATTGTTGGCAATGTCTATTGCCTACGACGGCCCCAGCAGTCTTCGTCTGAATGAGCAGTTGTACTTCATGACGGACACCAGTAGTCCAGCCTTTGAAGATGACACTTGGAGAGTCCTACCGATTGATGCTCGAAGTATATTCAAGAA CTCCGAGGTATCATCACGGAATGCAATAGAGAGATTTCTCAGCAACCATGGGGACAGCCTCGTTGAAAACGGCATTGTTAACATATACCGTTTGACCCTGCAAAATAAAGAGGAATATGCAGTGTTGATACaaaaacagtttcttttttaCAG GACGTCTGCCGAAATCCAACAGTTCACAAGAGGAATGGACTCCCTTGGGACACTCTGGCAAACAGTGAAAGAAAATGCAGCTAAGTTTAAACCACTGCTATGCACTGCTCCTCAGGCACTGGACAAAGCTCAGTTTGAAAGGTTGTGCGTCTATGATAGGTCACCTGAGGGCTCGAACAATAGGATTGCCGAAGAACAATTAATATACTCATGGGAGATGTTCCTTCAGGACATCGAAG GGACGCTCGCCAAATGTGTCGACCTGCAGTTTGGAGCTGTGGATTCCAAGAGGCATTGA